Part of the Limihaloglobus sulfuriphilus genome is shown below.
GAGGCTCATACAGCCGCGATTCGGTATAACCGGCCTCCGTACGGTCTATGAGCTCAGGGGGCACTGCTGTTTTGAGCTGGAGGAAAACCCGCCCGCGAAAAAGAGCGTTACGGTTTCGCGGTCATTTTCAAGGGCGGTTACATCGAAACGTGAGATCAGCGAAGCAGTTACAGCATTCATCGCCAGGGCTGCCGAGAAACTGCGGGGTGAAAAGCTCGCCGCGAATTTCATGAATATATATGCCGCCTCCGGCAGCTACTCAAACGGAAAAAGAGCTGCTCGGGTTTACAAAACCTTCCCCCTTGAGTTTGAAACCGCTACAAACGATACACACGAAATACTGCGGCTGGCGGGCGATTTTGCCCAAAGTCTCTATTCAGCCGGAATACATTACAAAAAAGCCGGCGTTATCTTCCACAACCTTGTGCCCCAGGACCGTATCCAGCGAAATCTTTTTGACAGCCGCGACCGGACACGTTTCAGGCGGCTGATGCAAACCCTTGACAAGATTAACGATAGCGGCAAATCAAGGGTATTCTTCGCCGGCGAGGGAATAGAAAAGCCCTGGCAGACAAAATTCCGACGCAGAAGCCCCCGCTACACAACCAGCTGGAACGAGCTGCCGCTGGCACACTGATTCTTGTAGATGTGTGTGATATTTTTTTTGTTTAGATACGTAACACGTTGTTTGTGATAGACTTGCGTTTTTGTTTCACGTCAACAGTAGTTTGGGGTAAGTTCGTGATATACAATTGTTTACGGCAGAGCAGATGACAGAGGCCTTAGAGTCGGATTTTTAAGAGGAGAATTAAAGAGAAGTTGAGACCCTTTGTTTCGCTATCATTACGTATCTCCTTTACTTTCAGAATGTTACACTCGCTAAATATGTATTCTTTAAAAGTATTATTCATGTCATCCGTTTTTTCGAGCCCGCGACAGGTGCTATAAACTTAAATACCGAGCCCAGCCGGTCACAACCTGTTCGTATTCGCTAATCACTTTACCCATCTTATCATAAATGAATCAGGTTTCAAGGATATAACACATTTAAACAGTAATCATAAAGTATTCATTTGTAAGACCTTACAAAAATAAAGAGTCTCAACCCTTTTAATTTACTCTTGAGTGGTTTGAAATCGCAGGTCTTGACGGAGAATTTGTAGAGGCAAACGCCGTTATCGACGATGATACCGTAATCGTCTCAAGCCCTGATGTACCCGAACCGGCGCATGTGCGTTTCGGATACCATGAGCTGGCAGAGCCGAACCTCTTTAACTCGGCAGGCCTGCCGGCGTCGCCTTTCCGGACAGACTCGCTGCCCTGGCTGACAGAACCTAAATAATATGTCAAAAGAAATTGAAGCCATATACATTCCTGATACCTCGACAGAGCTTGACTGCCTTCTGTTTACGGCGAGTGTGCCGGCTGGTTTTCCCTCTCCGGCAGCCGATTATGAGGAAAACCGGCTCGATCTGAACAAACATCTGATCCAGAATCCGGCTTCAACTTTTTTTGTGCGTGTCAGCGGCGATTCAATGGTCGGTGCAGGGATACACTCCGGCGATATTCTCATTGTTGACCGAAGCCTCGAGCCTCGCAGCGGCAAGGTTGTCATCGCCGTCGTTGACGCAGAGCTGACGGTAAAACGCATCCGGTTCAAAAATTCGCCCAAACGGGTCATACTTGAATCGGCTAACGAAAAATACCCCGACAGGGAAATCTCCGGCGATTCAGAATTCGAGGTCTGGGGCGTAGTTACAAACGTAATACACCGGCTATGAACAGGATTTTCGCACTTATAGACTGTAATAATTTTTATGTTTCCTGTGAACGGGTGTTTGACCCTTCACTACGCAGCAGACCGGTTGTGGTGCTTTCCAACAACGACGGCTGTATTATTTCCCGCTCCAACGAGGCAAAAGCACTGGGCATCAAGATGGGGACGCCCGTATTTGAGGTTGAATCATTTCTGAAAAAGAATTCCGTTGCCGTATGTTCTTCTAATTACGCCCTTTACGCTGATATGTCATCCCGGGTTATGCAGACCCTCGAGCAGTTCAGCCCAAAGATGGAGGTATATTCCATTGATGAGGCGTTTCTGGAATTCTCCGGCATTGGCGGCAGCCTCAAATCCATCGGCAGCGATATCCGGCGCAGAGTGTATAAGTGCAGCGGCATACCGGTCTCCGTCGGCTTCGGCTCGACAAAGACCCTCGCCAAGCTGGCCAACGGCATCGCGAAAAAATCAGTACGTGCCGGCGGCGTACTTGACCTGTGCGGACCGGCAAGACATCTTCAAATTGCCTTGCAGCGAACCGCGGCAGGCGATGTCTGGGGCATTGGCTATCGCAGCGCCAGAAAACTCCGCGGCATGGGCATCGATACCGCCGCGGCTCTTGCACGGGCAGACGAGAGGCTCATACAGCCGCGATTCGGTATAACCGGCCTCCGTACGGTCTATGAGCTCAGGGGGCACTGCTGTTTTGAGCTGGAGGAAAACCCGCCCGCGAAAAAGAGCGTTACGGTTTCGCGGTCATTTTCAAGGGCGGTTACATCGAAACGTGAGATCAGCGAAGCAGTTACAGCATTCATCGCCAGGGCTGCCGAGAAACTGCGGGGTGAAAAGCTCGCCGCGAATTTCATGAATATATATGCCGCCTCCGGCAGCTACTCAAACGGAAAAAGAGCTGCTCGGGTTTACAAAACCTTCCCCCTTGAGTTTGAAACCGCTACAAACGATACACACGAAATACTGCGGCTGGCGGGCGATTTTGCCCAAAGTCTCTATTCAGCCGGAATACATTACAAAAAAGCCGGCGTTATCTTCCACAACCTTGTGCCCCAGGACCGTATCCAGCGAAATCTTTTTGACAGCCGCGACCGGACACGTTTCAGGCGGCTGATGCAAACCCTTGACAAGATTAACGATAGCGGCAAATCAAGGGTATTCTTCGCCGGCGAGGGAATAGAAAAGCCCTGGCAGACAAAATTCCGACGCAGAAGCCCCCGCTACACAACCAGCTGGAACGAGCTGCCGCTGGCACACTGATTCTTGTAGATGTGTGTGATATTTTTTTTGTTTAGATACGTAACACGTTGTTTGTGATAGACTTGCGTTTTTGTTTCACGTCAACAGTAGTTTGGGGTAAGTTCGTGATATACAATTGTTTACGGCAGAGCAGATGACAGAGGCCTTAGAGTCGGATTTTTAAGAGGAGAATTAAAGAGAAGTTGAGACCCTTTGTTTCGCTATCATTACGTATCTCCTTTACTTTCAGAATGTTACACTCGCTAAATATGTATTCTTTAAAAGTATTATTCATGTCATCCGTTTTTTCGAGCCCGCGACAGGTGCTATAAACTTAAATACCGAGCCCAGCCGGTCACAACCTGTTCGTATTCGCTAATCACTTTACCCATCTTATCATAAATGAATCAGGTTTCAAGGATATAACACATTTAAACAGTAATCATAAAGTATTCATTTGTAAGACCTTACAAAAATAAAGAGTCTCAACCCTTTTAATTTACTCCAACCCTTTTAATTTACTCCTGCGGCGTGGGCTTGGCGAGCGAATAACTGTATGTAGTTTCTACCGTTTACAGTTGTTGGCGGTTATTCTGGTGTTTTTGCGTGACACAGTGTGTTTGCGTAACCGCTCCATTACTGTCGCGGCTCTGATGGTGTTGCAGGGTTAGATGGTGTATTTCGTAGCAATCCGAGCCGCGAATGTGAATGAGCGGTAATGTCGGCAAGCCGGCGCGGGATTGGCAGCCGAATAACTGTATGGAGTTTCTACCGTTTACAGTTGCCTGCGGTTATTCTGGTTTTTTATTGTGATACAGTGTGTTTGCGTAACCGCTCCGTTACTGTCGCGGCTCTGATGGTGTTGCAGGGTTAGATGGTATATTTCGTAACAATCCGCGTGCAACAAAAGGGGGTCTGACTCCCTTCTTTATCTGGTAGAGTTAAGAGTGAAAGTTTTTCTGGTCAGACCTGTCAACTTTTCACTCTTAACTTTTAACTCTTAGCTTAATAGATGTTATCCCTGTATGCGTATGCCTGGTATTGGCAGGTTATCTCCGCAGTCTCGCCGGCTTTTACGTCGAGATTCCAGGTAACATTTGTCCGCGGGTTTACAGAACCAAGCGGGGTGGAGACTTTTTCTTTTGTTTCTTTGTGTGATTTATCAATCACCCTGCCTATGAATGTACGCTCGATCTCGAGAGATACATCTTCGGCCTTGTGGTTTGTTACCGAGAGCTTACATTCAAAGGTTATCAGGTCGTACTTATTGCCGTAAAACGTCTTTACTTCCCGCTCGCGGCGGCTCTCATAGTCGAGTTTTTCCGCCTTTATATCAAGAGCCTGGGTTATTTTGACGGTAGCCTCCTGGCCGATGGGGGTATAATTCAATGTGTCCTGTCCCAGGATTAAATCGTTCTTAACGATCTGAGCCGGAGATGTTGTCAGGGGCATTCCGGTTGTATTGTCAAACCTGATGCAGTGCCATATTTCTTCTTTGCTTGAGTCGTCGCCGCGATTGTAACGCTGCACCGGCTCGGGCTGATCAACTTTCCACGTATAAATATGCTTGTATTCAAGCTCTTCTGTGAACAGCGGATAATAGCCCGTTTCGTCAGTTTTTAGTGTTACTGAATCTACCGGGTAGAAAAACAGGTCTTCGTTCGAGATTCCCTGTGCGGCGGTTCCATAATCAGGGGGATAATTAAAAGGGTTGGGACTCTTTGTTTCGCTATCATTACGTATCTCTCTTACTTTAAAAACGTTACACTCGCTAAATCTGTATTTTTTAAAAGTATTATTCATGTTATCCGTTTTTTGTAGCCCGCGACAGGTGCTATAAACTTAAATACCGAGCCCAGCCGGTCACAACCTGTTCATATTCGCTAATCACTTTGCCCATCTTATCATAAATGAATCAGGTTTCAAGGATATAACACATTTAAACAGTAATCATAAAGTATTCATTTGTAAGACTTTACAAAAATAAAGAGTCTCAACCCTTTTAATTTACTCTGCGGCTGGCGGGCGATTTTGCCCAAAGTCTCTATTCAGCCGGAATACATTACAAAAAAGCCGGCGTTATCTTCCACAACCTTGTGCCCCAGGACCGTATCCAGCGAAATCTTTTTGACAGCCGCGACCGGACACGTTTCAGGCGGCTGATGCAAACCCTTGACAAGATTAACGATAGCGGCAAATCAAGGGTATTCTTCGCCGGCGAGGGAATAGAAAAACCCTGGCAGACAAAATTCCGACGCAGAAGCCCCCGCTACACAACCAGCTGGAACGAGCTGCCGCTGGCACACTGATTCTTGTAGATGTGTGTGATATTTTTTTTGTTTAGATACGTAATACGTTGTTTGTGATGGATTTACGTTTTTGTTTCACGTCAACAGTAGTTTGAAGTAAGCTCTTGATATACAATTATTTACGGCAGAGCAGATGACAGAGGCCTTAGAGTCGGATTTTTAAGAGGAGAATTAAAGAGAAGTTGAGACCCTTTGTTTCGCTATCATTACGTATCTCCTTTACTTTCAGAATGTTACACTCGCTAAATCTGTAATCTTTAAAAGTATTATTCATGTTATCCGTTTTTTCGAGCCCGCGACAGGTGCTATAAACTTAAATACCGAGCTTAGCCGTTCACGACCTGTTCGTATTCGCTAATCACTTTGCCCATCTTATCATAAATGAATCAGGTTTTAAGAACCATAAAGTGTTCATTTGTAAGACCTTACAAAAATAAAGAGTCTCAACCCTTTTAATTTACTCTCTTTTAATTTACTCTGCGGCGTGGGCTTGGCGAGCGAATAACTGTATGTAGTTTCTACCGTTTACAGTTGTTGGCGGTTATTCTGATTTTTCTGCGTGACACAGAGTGTTTGCGTAACCGCTCCATTACTGTCGCGGCTCTGGCAGTGTTGCAGGGTTAGATCGTGTATTCCGTAGCAATCCGAGCCGCGAATGTGAATGAGCGGTACTGTCAGCAACCCGGCGTGGGCTTGGCGAGCGAATAACTGTATGTAGTTTCTACCGTTTACAGTTGTTGGCGGTTATTCTGGTGTTTTTGCGTGACACAGTGTGTTTGCGTAACCGCTCCATTACTGTCGCGGCTCTGATGGTGTTGCAGGGTTAGATGGTGTATTTCGTAGCAATCCGAGCCGCGAATGTGAATGAGCGGTAATGTCGGCAAGCCGGCGCGGGATTGGCAGCCGAATAACTGTATGGAGTTTCTACCGTTTACAGTTGCCTGCGGTTATTCTGGTTTTTTATTGTGATACAGTGTGTTTGCGTAACCGCTCCGTTACTGTCGCGGCTCTGATGGTGTTGCAGGGTTAGATGGTATATTTCGTAACAATCCGCGTGCAACAAAAGGGGGTCTGACTCCCTTCTTTATCTGGTAGAGTTAAGAGTGAAAGTTTTTCTG
Proteins encoded:
- a CDS encoding Y-family DNA polymerase; this encodes MNRIFALIDCNNFYVSCERVFDPSLRSRPVVVLSNNDGCIISRSNEAKALGIKMGTPVFEVESFLKKNSVAVCSSNYALYADMSSRVMQTLEQFSPKMEVYSIDEAFLEFSGIGGSLKSIGSDIRRRVYKCSGIPVSVGFGSTKTLAKLANGIAKKSVRAGGVLDLCGPARHLQIALQRTAAGDVWGIGYRSARKLRGMGIDTAAALARADERLIQPRFGITGLRTVYELRGHCCFELEENPPAKKSVTVSRSFSRAVTSKREISEAVTAFIARAAEKLRGEKLAANFMNIYAASGSYSNGKRAARVYKTFPLEFETATNDTHEILRLAGDFAQSLYSAGIHYKKAGVIFHNLVPQDRIQRNLFDSRDRTRFRRLMQTLDKINDSGKSRVFFAGEGIEKPWQTKFRRRSPRYTTSWNELPLAH
- a CDS encoding LexA family protein, with the protein product MSKEIEAIYIPDTSTELDCLLFTASVPAGFPSPAADYEENRLDLNKHLIQNPASTFFVRVSGDSMVGAGIHSGDILIVDRSLEPRSGKVVIAVVDAELTVKRIRFKNSPKRVILESANEKYPDREISGDSEFEVWGVVTNVIHRL
- a CDS encoding Y-family DNA polymerase; this encodes MNRIFALIDCNNFYVSCERVFDPSLRSRPVVVLSNNDGCIISRSNEAKALGIKMGTPVFEVESFLKKNSVAVCSSNYALYADMSSRVMQTLEQFSPKMEVYSIDEAFLEFSGIGGSLKSIGSDIRRRVYKCSGIPVSVGFGSTKTLAKLANGIAKKSVRAGGVLDLCGPARHLQIALQRTAAGDVWGIGYRSARKLRGMGIDTAAALARADERLIQPRFGITGLRTVYELRGHCCFELEENPPAKKSVTVSRSFSRAVTSKREISEAVTAFIARAAEKLRGEKLAANFMNIYAASGSYSNGKRAARVYKTFPLEFETATNDTHEILRLAGDFAQSLYSAGIHYKKAGVIFHNLVPQDRIQRNLFDSRDRTRFRRLMQTLDKINDSGKSRVFFAGEGIEKPWQTKFRRRSPRYTTSWNELPLAH
- a CDS encoding DUF4139 domain-containing protein is translated as MNNTFKKYRFSECNVFKVREIRNDSETKSPNPFNYPPDYGTAAQGISNEDLFFYPVDSVTLKTDETGYYPLFTEELEYKHIYTWKVDQPEPVQRYNRGDDSSKEEIWHCIRFDNTTGMPLTTSPAQIVKNDLILGQDTLNYTPIGQEATVKITQALDIKAEKLDYESRREREVKTFYGNKYDLITFECKLSVTNHKAEDVSLEIERTFIGRVIDKSHKETKEKVSTPLGSVNPRTNVTWNLDVKAGETAEITCQYQAYAYRDNIY
- a CDS encoding DUF4113 domain-containing protein, with the translated sequence MQTLDKINDSGKSRVFFAGEGIEKPWQTKFRRRSPRYTTSWNELPLAH